TGCAGGACTGGATGGAGCAGGTCGGCGCGCGGGTCGATTCGCCGGTGACGCTGCTGCGCGAGCACCTCATCGCGCTGCGCGCCCTGCTCGCCGGTGAGCAGGTCAGTGTGGACGGGCGATATGTCCGGCTCGACGCCGTCACCCTCGACCGGCCTCCCGCGACTCCGCCGGCCGTGCTCGCCGGGGCGACCGGGCCGCGGTCGCTGCGTCTCTGCGGCGAGGCCGCAGACGGGACCATCCTCACCGCCAGTACGACGCCGGACGGGGTACGCGAGGCACGTCTGCTCGTGGAGGAGGGCCGCACGGCCGGGGGCCGCACCGACCCGCACTCGGTGACCGTCTACCTTCTCGCCGCGACCGGGCCGGGTGCGGACGAGCGGCTGGCCGCCGAGCTGCGGCGCACCGGAGACGATCCGGAGCTCGGCGTCGCCGGCGACGCGCGTACGGTCGCCGAGGCCGTCCAGCGGTGGGCGGAGGCCGGTGCCGACACCGTGGTCCTGCAGCCGACCCTCGACGAGCCCGATCCGGAGGGCTTCGTACGCTTCACGGCCGAGCAGGTCCGTCCGCTCGTGACGTGAGCCGGGCCGGGGCGGCCCGGTTCGGCTCGCACCCCCGCGCAGCGAGGTCCCGCACGCCGGGCGCGGTCCGGTTCTACTCGGCCCGTAGCTCTGTCAGCAGCCGCAGCAGCGTGGCGCGCAGGGTCTCCAGCTCCTCCGGGCTCGTCAGCTCCGCCCAGCGCTCCTCGACGCGCGTCGCGGTCGCGTGGGTGACCGGCTTGACGGACGCGCCACGCTCGGTGAGGAAGACCAGCCGTGAGCGGCGATCGTGCGGGTCCGGGCGGCGCTCGACATAGCCCATGCGCTCGAGCTGGTCGACCGCCTGGGCCATCGTCTGCTTGCGCACCCGGGCGAGCTCGGCGAGTCCCGAGACGGTGATGCCCTCAGGCGGAACGAACGGGAACACGTTCGCGTGCGAGGGGCGGATGTCACCGAAGCCCGCCTCGCTCAACGTGGCGTCGATGTCCTGGGCATAGTGCTGGTAGACGAGTCGCAGGAGAAGCCCGATCAGCGGGTGGTCGGGAAAGTTCGTTTCCATGGATAGACAGGTGCCTGTCTACTTGCGTACATTAGTGGTCAGTTACCTGTCTATCTTAGGGGAACGGAGCCTGACATGCCCACACCACCGGCCTCCTTCGGCCAGACCCTGGCCAACGCCGAGCAGATCCTGACGGTCGTGCTGAGCCGCCACCTCGCCGAGCGCGGGACGACACCCGAGACCTGGTACGCCCTGCAGGTGATCGCCACGTACGGGCCAGGGCTGGCCCGCCAGGAGCTGCGCGAACGGCTCGAGGGCTCGCGGACCCTGGACCCCGAGTCGGTACGCGAACTGCTCGCCCGGCTCGAGGCCGACGACCTGATCCGCGGCGACGCGGAGGTCGACCTGACCGCCGAGGGGCAGGCCCTGCACCGTGGCCTGCGCGAACACATCGCCGTCCCGACGGCCCGGCTGCTGGGCCGGTTCCCCGCCGACGACATCGAGACGACCATCCGCACGCTGCAGGCGATCACCGAACGGGCGACGGAGGAGCTCGCCGCCGACGAGCAGCCGGCGAACTGACGACGGAAGAGGCTAGGGGGTCGGGCGGGCCTGGCAGATCAGCCAGTCCGGGGCCACCCGCTCGATGCCGACCTGCCAACCCAGGTCCCCGAGGCGGGCGGTGAGCTCGCCGGGACCGCGGGGAAGCTTGATGAGGCGGTGGCGGCTCCCGTCCTCCAGACGTCGCTCGACGACCTCGGCCGACCCCGCGACGTAGGTCTCCTCGTCGGCGGCGGTGGGCTGGTCGTCAACGACGATCACCCGTCCGTCCTCGCTGAGCGCCGCGCGGACGACCGACCAGAAGCGGTCGAACGCGGACGTCGGCACATGCGAAAGCCAGAACGCGAAGAACACGGTGTCGAAGCGCCGCGGCGGCGTCCAGTCGAGCACGTCCGCGACCAGGAAGGTGGCGCCCGGTGCCCGGCGCCGTGCCAGGGTGACCATCTCCGGGGCGGAATCGATCACGGTCAGGGTACGGGCGTGGACTGCCAGGTGCCGGGTCCACATCCCTGTACCGCAGGCGATCTCCAGCACGTCTCCGGACGGGCGCAGCCGGTCGACCAACGCTCCGATCCGGTCACCGGCGTCCGGCAGGGCGCCGTACGCGGTGGCGTCGTACTCGCCTGCCCTGCGGCGGTAGTACGCGACCTGTTCATCCCAGCGGCGGTCGGACATGTTCCCCGGTATCCGTGCCGCCGGAGGCCGGTACCGGGGTGTCGTACGCGGCGGCCTGCAGGAGGTACAGGTCGCGGTACGTGCCCTCGCGCGCCATGAGCTCCTCGTGGGTGCCGCTGGCGGTGAGCTCGCCGTGATCGAGGACATGGATGACGTCGGCGTGGCGGATGTTGGCGAGCCGGTGGGTGATCAGGACGACCGTACGGTCGCGCATGTGCCGGCGGATGGCCTCGAAGAGCGTGTGTTCCGCCCGTGCGTCCAGGTTCGAGGACGGCTCGTCGCAGATGATCAGCGGCGCGTCGCGGTAGAAGCCGCGTGACACGGCGACGCGCTGCCACTGCCCGCCGGAGAGCTGGTGGGAGTCCTTGAACCTGCGGTCCAGCATCGTGTCCCAGCCGCGCGGCAGGTCGGCGACGACCTCGTCGGTGCCGGCCGAGCCGGCCGCCCGGTGGAGGCGGTCGGGGTCGTCCTCGTCGGCCAGCACGACGTTGACCCGCGCGGTCATCGGCCAGTGCGCGTGGTCCTGGGCGATCACGGCGACCTGGGAGCGTACGGCCTGGGCGTCGGTGGTCGCGAGGTCGACGCCGTCCCAGCGGATGCACCCGGAGTCGGGGGTGTACAGGTGGGCGAGCAGCTTGGCCAGCGTGCTCTTTCCCGAGCCGTTCTCCCCGACGAGCGCCACGATCTGACCGGCCGCCAGGGTGAGCGACACGTCCCGCAGGGCGGGCTGGTCGCCGCCCGGATAGGTGAACGACACCTTCTCCACGGCGATCGTGGCGAAGACGCCGGGGACCTCGGCCTCCGCCGGCGGCGGCAGATGGGTACGGGCGGTCTCCAGGAACGTCAGGTAGTCGGTGAGGTACAGCCCCTCCTCGTAGCAGCTGTTCACCGCGTGGATCAGGTTCGACAGGGCGGTCCGGCTGGTCCGGATGGCGA
Above is a genomic segment from Actinoallomurus bryophytorum containing:
- a CDS encoding LLM class flavin-dependent oxidoreductase, whose product is MTVLGAVCLPQLPPERLRDLARTADAAGLDELWLWEDCFWGSGVATAAAVLGWTDRLRVGVGLLPVPLRNVALAAMEIATLHRLFPGRVNIGVGHGVQDWMEQVGARVDSPVTLLREHLIALRALLAGEQVSVDGRYVRLDAVTLDRPPATPPAVLAGATGPRSLRLCGEAADGTILTASTTPDGVREARLLVEEGRTAGGRTDPHSVTVYLLAATGPGADERLAAELRRTGDDPELGVAGDARTVAEAVQRWAEAGADTVVLQPTLDEPDPEGFVRFTAEQVRPLVT
- a CDS encoding MarR family winged helix-turn-helix transcriptional regulator, coding for METNFPDHPLIGLLLRLVYQHYAQDIDATLSEAGFGDIRPSHANVFPFVPPEGITVSGLAELARVRKQTMAQAVDQLERMGYVERRPDPHDRRSRLVFLTERGASVKPVTHATATRVEERWAELTSPEELETLRATLLRLLTELRAE
- a CDS encoding MarR family winged helix-turn-helix transcriptional regulator, whose protein sequence is MPTPPASFGQTLANAEQILTVVLSRHLAERGTTPETWYALQVIATYGPGLARQELRERLEGSRTLDPESVRELLARLEADDLIRGDAEVDLTAEGQALHRGLREHIAVPTARLLGRFPADDIETTIRTLQAITERATEELAADEQPAN
- a CDS encoding class I SAM-dependent methyltransferase — protein: MSDRRWDEQVAYYRRRAGEYDATAYGALPDAGDRIGALVDRLRPSGDVLEIACGTGMWTRHLAVHARTLTVIDSAPEMVTLARRRAPGATFLVADVLDWTPPRRFDTVFFAFWLSHVPTSAFDRFWSVVRAALSEDGRVIVVDDQPTAADEETYVAGSAEVVERRLEDGSRHRLIKLPRGPGELTARLGDLGWQVGIERVAPDWLICQARPTP